From a single Thermothielavioides terrestris NRRL 8126 chromosome 1, complete sequence genomic region:
- a CDS encoding multicopper like protein (Extracellular Laccase - like Multicopper - like protein), with protein sequence MGLIRAAVQAALTLSAGLLSVQGQLLGLPSPIVCQYPPEWQSCHSPTSRDCWIRKPGRQSEGPSVTQFDILSDYEEMYPPGVTREYWLEVGANSKVAPDGQPKTDGQYFNGTYPGPLIEACWGDEIVVHVTNRGDSKNGTTVHWHGMRQLNTNEMDGVNGITQCPIAPGDTFTYKFRATQYGHTWYHSHYSMQYADGVVGPLVIHGPSSLDWDVDLGPVLLTDWIHDSAYNGFSTMEIPGKAFYVDSILVNGHGHFNCSPALSDNDCAGSYWETSFVPGKKHRMQLVNTGFNYPIIFSIDQHNLTVIANDLVAIEPFTVPSLTISPGQRYTIVVEAKQELDDDANYWIRTGTECGGWNAAVTDNRTAIIHYDGAVQKLPTVDHPMPFNATCLDVPARLLRPKVPWRVDEHPRSILNYTATKQTNASHSLGPPWYKHWTLGKQPMWLDFSKPTILDPDTSLRNVNYTATEENYGTGFIYLIIDANPLLPSNHPLHLHGSDFAVLAQETVPWDPATGPSLFKYDNPPRRDTVMLPHTGFVALAFRPSNPGAWLLHCHISSHASSGLAAQILIRHGVDAVDTGRGDLDGVRAGCRAWSESSLSKTVVQEDSGI encoded by the exons ATGGGTTTGAtcagggcggcggtgcaggccgCCCTGACGCTCTCGGCAGGATTGCTGAGCGTCCAGGGGCAGCTGCTTGGATTGCCCTCGCCGATCGTCTGCCAATATCCCCCTGAATGGCAGTCATGCCACTCTCCGACAAGCAGAGACTGCTGGATCCGAAAGCCGGGCAGACAGAGCGAAGGCCCGTCGGTGACGCAGTTTGACATCTTGTCCGACT ATGAGGAGATGTACCCTCCTGGAGTGACAAGGGAATATTGGCTTGAGGTTGGGGCCAATTCCAAG GTTGCCCCTGACGGACAACCCAAGACAGATGGCCAGTATTTCAACGGCACCTATCCCGGTCCTCTGATTGAGGCTTGTTGGGGGGACGAAATCGTTGTGCACGTCACAAACAGAGGAGACTCCA AAAATGGCACGACAGTTCACTGGCACGGCATGAGACAGCTAAACACTAACGAGATGGACGGAGTAAACGGTATTACGCAGTGCCCGATCGCTCCAG GAGATACGTTTACCTACAAGTTCCGGGCGACTCAGTACGGACATACCTGGTATCACAGCCACTACTCAATGCAGTAtgccgacggcgtcgtcggcccgCTGGTGATCCACGGCCCGTCGAGCCTCGATTGGGACGTTGACCTTGGCCCGGTATTGCTCACAGACTGGATTCATGATAGCGCATACAATGGCTTCTCCACGATGGAGATACCGGGCAAGGCTTTTTATGTCGACAGCATTCTGGTCAACGGTCACGGACACTTCAACTGCAGCCCTGCCCTGTCCGACAATGATTGCGCTGGATCATACTGGGAGACAAGCTTCGTTCCCGGCAAGAAGCACCGCATGCAGCTCGTGAACACGGGGTTCAACTATCCCATCATCTTTTCCATCGACCAACACAACCTAACCGTCATAGCTAACGATCTGGTTGCGATCGAGCCCTTTACCGTACCGTCACTGACGATCAGCCCGGGTCAGCGCTATACCATTGTGGTCGAAGCGAAGCAGGAATTGGACGACGACGCGAACTATTGGATCCGTACCGGCACCGAATGCGGCGGTTGGAATGCAGCGGTCACTGACAACAGGACGGCTATCATACACTACGACGGAGCCGTGCAGAAACTTCCGACGGTGGACCATCCGATGCCATTCAACGCCACCTGCCTGGACGTGCCCGCTCGCCTGTTGCGCCCCAAAGTTCCGTGGCGGGTTGACGAGCACCCAAGGAGCATCCTCAACTACACTGCAACCAAGCAAACGAACGCAAGTCACAGTCTTGGCCCGCCCTGGTACAAGCACTGGACTCTGGGCAAGCAGCCCATGTGGCTCGACTTCAGCAAGCCGACCATCCTTGACCCGGACACTTCACTTCGCAACGTCAACTACACCGCTACTGAAG AGAACTATGGTACCGGTTTTATTTACTTGATCATTGACGCCAATCCGCTTCTCCC ATCAAACCACCCATTGCACCTTCATGGGAGCGACTTCGCGGTGCTAGCGCAAGAGACTGTACCGTGGGACCCGGCGACGGGGCCCAGCTTGTTCAAGTACGACAACCCGCCTCGGCGCGACACGGTAATGCTACCGCACACAGGCTTCGTGGCGCTAGCCTTCCGGCCGAGCAACCCAGGTGCCTGGTTGTTGCACTGCCATATCTCGTCACACGCAAGCTCTGGGCTGGCAGCACAGATCCTGATCCGAcacggcgtcgacgccgtgGACACGGGTCGGGGCGATCTGGACGGTGTGAGAGCGGGTTGTAGGGCGTGGTCTGAATCGTCTCTATCCAAGACGGTCGTGCAGGAGGATTCCGGTATCTAA